The following are encoded in a window of Novosphingobium sp. ZN18A2 genomic DNA:
- a CDS encoding MarR family transcriptional regulator — protein sequence MDSRRQIERSLTMRMAPVARAWRQLADRALASLGVSESAARAIAYLDRLGPDTRQGDLARAIGIAEPSLVRTLQQIERAGLIVRVADDDDRRANRLRLTAQGADLAGRIDECLAAERARLLAGFDDSELRLAVRLLETMASRISEGLGR from the coding sequence ATGGACTCGCGCCGACAGATTGAACGCTCGCTCACTATGCGCATGGCGCCCGTTGCGCGCGCGTGGCGCCAACTGGCGGACAGGGCGCTGGCATCGCTGGGCGTTTCGGAATCGGCGGCGCGGGCAATCGCTTATCTTGACCGCCTTGGCCCCGACACGCGGCAGGGCGACCTGGCGCGCGCTATCGGCATCGCCGAACCGTCTCTGGTCCGCACGCTCCAGCAAATTGAACGGGCCGGGTTGATCGTCCGTGTGGCGGACGATGATGACCGCCGCGCCAATCGCCTGCGTCTTACCGCGCAGGGTGCCGACCTGGCAGGCCGCATAGACGAATGCCTGGCAGCCGAACGGGCGCGGTTGCTTGCCGGTTTCGACGACAGCGAACTGCGCCTCGCGGTTCGCCTGCTTGAAACGATGGCCAGCCGTATCTCGGAAGGGCTCGGCCGGTGA
- a CDS encoding M1 family metallopeptidase — MPFSLTPSRAGLARIALASACVLGARPALAQYDPQSAFAPFDMHQAVNVYRSSNGLPGPDYWQNRANYQIHATLDPDAKAPSLTGEEVITYTNNSPDQLANLWLQLDQNLYRKDSRGTFAGGWPRPASTDGFVLDKVEIEHGGKFVSAPFLVSDTRLRVTLPEELAGHGAKTRLRISWHFAIPGEWGGRMAWGKAKDGPIYDLAQWYPRMAVYDDVRGWDTLPYLAQEFYLEYGDFDYYVTVPSDMLVAGSGELVNPQDVLTARQQSRLAKARTSDATVMIRAPGEIGDPATRPRHDGTLTWHFHMDDTRDVAFSASKTFAWDAARINLPGGKASLAMSFYPAESAGKGAWGRSTEYLKDSLENYSKRWYPYPWPAAINVAGPASGMEYPGILFDGIKDKGKGLFWITAHEIGHSYFPMIVGFDERRNAWMDEGFNTFIDVYESDDFNHGEYAPKRDPEYAPGGGNPVDEILPVMEDPKAPAILTRADSITEKYRHPVTYFKSALGLVLLREQILGPDRFDPAFRRFIAKWAYKHPQPADFFRAMESGAGEDLSWWWRGWYAHNWTLDLGVDSIAPVDGDAAKGTKIVVGSHDKLVMPATLRVDFADGTHSDYRLPVESWIKNVTTSVMVAPGKTVTAATVDPDHKLPDKDRANNTLKAAGA; from the coding sequence ATGCCATTTTCGCTTACCCCTTCGCGCGCGGGTCTTGCGCGGATCGCGCTTGCATCCGCCTGTGTGCTTGGTGCGCGCCCGGCCCTGGCGCAGTACGATCCCCAGTCGGCCTTCGCTCCGTTCGACATGCACCAGGCGGTGAACGTCTATCGTTCCTCCAACGGACTGCCGGGGCCGGATTACTGGCAAAACCGCGCGAATTACCAGATTCACGCCACGCTCGATCCGGATGCGAAGGCGCCTTCGCTGACGGGTGAAGAGGTTATCACCTATACCAACAACAGCCCGGACCAGTTGGCCAACCTGTGGCTGCAACTGGACCAGAACCTTTACAGGAAGGACAGCCGGGGAACTTTTGCAGGTGGCTGGCCGCGCCCTGCATCCACCGACGGTTTCGTCCTCGACAAGGTCGAGATCGAACATGGCGGCAAGTTCGTGTCCGCGCCGTTCCTTGTCAGCGATACGCGCCTGCGCGTGACCTTGCCGGAAGAGCTTGCCGGGCATGGCGCGAAAACGCGGCTGCGCATTTCCTGGCATTTCGCCATTCCCGGTGAATGGGGAGGGCGCATGGCCTGGGGCAAGGCCAAGGACGGCCCGATCTACGATCTGGCCCAGTGGTATCCGCGCATGGCGGTTTACGACGACGTGCGCGGCTGGGATACGCTGCCCTACCTCGCGCAGGAGTTCTACCTCGAATACGGGGACTTCGATTATTACGTGACCGTGCCGAGTGACATGCTCGTCGCCGGATCGGGCGAACTGGTGAACCCGCAGGACGTGCTCACCGCGCGGCAGCAATCGCGGCTCGCCAAGGCGCGTACCAGCGATGCGACCGTGATGATCCGCGCGCCGGGCGAGATTGGCGACCCCGCCACGCGCCCGCGGCACGACGGAACGCTTACGTGGCACTTCCACATGGACGATACGCGCGACGTGGCGTTCAGCGCCTCGAAGACGTTTGCGTGGGACGCGGCGCGCATCAACCTGCCCGGCGGCAAGGCCTCGCTGGCGATGTCGTTCTATCCGGCGGAAAGTGCGGGGAAGGGCGCGTGGGGTCGCTCGACCGAATACCTGAAGGACTCGCTGGAGAACTATTCGAAGCGCTGGTATCCCTATCCCTGGCCCGCCGCGATCAACGTTGCCGGCCCGGCCAGCGGCATGGAATATCCGGGCATCCTGTTCGACGGGATCAAGGACAAGGGCAAGGGCCTGTTCTGGATCACCGCGCACGAAATCGGCCACAGCTATTTCCCGATGATCGTGGGCTTTGACGAGCGTCGCAATGCGTGGATGGACGAAGGCTTCAACACCTTCATCGACGTTTATGAATCGGACGATTTCAACCACGGCGAATATGCGCCCAAGCGCGATCCGGAATATGCGCCGGGCGGCGGTAATCCGGTGGACGAGATCCTGCCGGTAATGGAAGATCCAAAGGCACCGGCGATCCTGACGCGCGCCGATTCCATAACCGAAAAGTATCGCCACCCCGTCACCTATTTCAAATCGGCGCTGGGGCTGGTCCTGCTGCGCGAACAGATCCTGGGACCGGACCGGTTCGATCCCGCGTTCCGCCGCTTCATCGCCAAATGGGCTTACAAGCATCCGCAGCCCGCCGATTTCTTCCGTGCGATGGAAAGCGGGGCGGGCGAAGACCTCAGCTGGTGGTGGCGGGGCTGGTATGCGCACAACTGGACGCTGGACCTTGGGGTGGATTCAATCGCCCCGGTTGACGGAGACGCGGCCAAGGGCACGAAGATCGTCGTGGGAAGCCATGACAAGCTGGTTATGCCCGCCACGCTGCGCGTCGACTTTGCTGACGGCACGCACAGCGATTATCGCCTGCCGGTCGAAAGCTGGATCAAGAACGTGACGACAAGCGTCATGGTCGCCCCGGGCAAGACGGTGACCGCCGCAACGGTCGATCCTGATCATAAGCTTCCCGACAAGGACCGCGCGAACAACACCCTGAAAGCGGCCGGAGCCTGA
- a CDS encoding formylglycine-generating enzyme family protein, which produces MVAIPGGTFTMGSEAFYPEEAPLRRVKVDPFLIDETPVTNRQFARFVEATGYVTFAEIPPDPKDYPGMLPGMDKAGSLVFRKTRGPVDMGNPGNWWHFEFGADWRHPLGPDSSLDELDLWDHPVVHVAWTDADAYAKWAGKALPTEAEYEYAARGGLEGREYAWGDELAPGGEMMANYWQGLFPFANQCLDGWERTSPVKSFAPNGYGLYDMIANTWEWTADWWSDHGANTDPAKKSGGACCTVSNPRGGQLKDSYDARQPGVHIGRKVLKGGSHLCAENYCQRYRPAARHPEMIDTSTTHIGFRCAVRG; this is translated from the coding sequence ATGGTCGCCATACCCGGCGGTACGTTCACGATGGGATCGGAAGCGTTCTACCCTGAGGAAGCGCCGCTGCGGCGCGTGAAGGTGGACCCGTTTCTGATCGACGAGACGCCGGTTACCAACCGCCAGTTCGCGCGCTTCGTGGAGGCGACGGGTTACGTCACCTTTGCCGAGATCCCGCCCGATCCGAAGGATTATCCCGGCATGCTGCCCGGCATGGACAAGGCCGGATCGCTGGTTTTCCGAAAGACGCGCGGACCGGTGGACATGGGCAATCCGGGCAACTGGTGGCATTTTGAGTTCGGCGCTGACTGGCGGCACCCGCTGGGGCCGGATTCATCGCTCGACGAACTGGACCTGTGGGATCATCCGGTGGTCCACGTCGCGTGGACCGATGCCGATGCCTACGCCAAGTGGGCGGGCAAGGCCCTGCCGACAGAGGCCGAATACGAATATGCGGCGCGCGGCGGGCTGGAAGGCAGGGAATATGCCTGGGGAGATGAGCTTGCGCCCGGCGGAGAGATGATGGCGAACTATTGGCAGGGCCTGTTCCCCTTCGCCAACCAGTGCCTTGACGGGTGGGAACGCACTTCTCCGGTCAAGAGCTTCGCGCCCAATGGCTATGGGCTTTACGACATGATCGCCAACACATGGGAATGGACCGCCGACTGGTGGAGCGATCACGGCGCCAATACCGATCCGGCGAAGAAGTCGGGCGGTGCGTGCTGCACGGTTTCCAACCCGCGTGGCGGCCAGTTGAAGGACAGCTACGATGCGCGCCAGCCCGGCGTGCATATCGGGCGCAAGGTGCTGAAGGGCGGATCGCACTTGTGCGCCGAGAACTATTGCCAGCGCTATCGTCCCGCCGCGCGCCACCCCGAAATGATCGATACGTCCACCACGCACATCGGCTTTCGCTGCGCGGTGCGGGGTTGA
- a CDS encoding efflux RND transporter periplasmic adaptor subunit, protein MKNILSFLGRSAATIVIVIAAALVAIWLWNHYERSPWTRDGRLRADVVRVTPDIGGLVTEVDVHDNQAVHAGDLLFVIDKPRYSLAVRQAQATVSSAAATLAQARRESHRDLALGDLVATEAHEQNVAKVATAEAALSEAQAALASARLNLARTQVKASVNGTVTNLDLHPGDYVGAGQQAMALLDRDSIRVEGYFEETKLPMIHVGEPVTVHLMGESRPLEGRVESISAGINDTTRSNSGNLLPNVDPTFSWVRLAQRIPVRVKLTSVPKGVRLIAGRTATVTIEHDSEKRDQ, encoded by the coding sequence ATGAAAAACATCCTCTCCTTCCTCGGTCGCAGCGCGGCCACGATCGTCATTGTCATCGCGGCGGCGCTGGTCGCGATCTGGCTCTGGAACCATTATGAGCGGAGCCCGTGGACACGCGACGGCCGGTTGCGCGCCGATGTCGTCAGGGTGACGCCCGATATCGGCGGGCTGGTTACGGAAGTGGACGTTCACGACAACCAGGCCGTTCATGCGGGCGACCTGCTGTTCGTTATCGACAAGCCGCGCTATTCGCTGGCCGTGCGCCAGGCGCAGGCTACCGTGTCGAGCGCGGCGGCCACGCTGGCGCAGGCCCGGCGGGAATCGCACCGCGACCTTGCGCTGGGCGATCTTGTCGCCACAGAGGCGCACGAACAGAACGTCGCGAAAGTGGCAACGGCAGAGGCCGCGCTGTCCGAGGCTCAGGCGGCGCTGGCCAGCGCAAGGCTCAACCTCGCGCGGACTCAGGTGAAGGCATCGGTGAACGGCACCGTCACCAACCTGGACCTGCATCCGGGCGATTACGTGGGGGCGGGCCAGCAGGCGATGGCCTTGCTCGACCGGGACAGCATCCGCGTCGAAGGCTATTTCGAGGAAACAAAGCTGCCGATGATCCATGTGGGAGAGCCGGTTACGGTGCACCTGATGGGGGAATCCCGCCCGCTTGAAGGACGGGTGGAAAGCATCTCGGCCGGGATTAACGATACCACGCGCAGCAATTCCGGCAACTTGCTGCCCAATGTCGATCCCACGTTCAGCTGGGTGCGGCTTGCCCAGCGCATTCCGGTGCGGGTGAAGCTGACCAGCGTGCCCAAGGGTGTGCGCCTGATCGCGGGCCGGACCGCAACCGTCACGATAGAGCATGACAGTGAAAAGCGGGACCAATGA
- a CDS encoding FUSC family protein codes for MIGRHFGIDAALFSLKAYAAAMLALYIAFSIGLQRPYWAFLTAYIVAQPLAGAVLSKAMFRVIGTFVGAIAAVAMVPVLVNSPELLSLAIGLWLGLCVFVSLLDRTPRAYMFVLAGYSAVLIAIPSLDTPDAIFTVASLRVQEITLGIVCGTLVHGVIFPGSVSEFLLGRVAVILEDAERWSRDSLALDPDDALEDERRRLALDITELHQLSIHLPFDISRLAPRVRTVRALQDQLSLLMPLGAAVSDRIVTLRQEGGVPPAVQTLLADVQGWLAASGGDDWRSGAAALLDRCAALEPRVDAQSNWHDLIVLSLVARLGTLVAAHRDCRDLAVQLGTMNRRPVTPRVAELLAGRADRELHRDYAGAFRGALGAFLTMVLGSALWIWSGWNDGATAVMLAGVFLALFAAADNPLVPLKAFFLGTLFATTLGAIYGYAIMPRLDGFVQLAAVLAPPLLALGAMMYSPRWTSLAMPVLLGLGSPLLLADHYTSAFAAFANGAIAELVGLAFAIVMARLLQSAGVEGAIVRTVRAGWTDIAERSNLNIQPDVRAWMARMLDRIALLAPRLALTGRAPGAPLYDALRDLRTGVAIGELRQLRYDLPASETAPLTEVLRGVGGYYRSLDPRHPGPADPGLLEEIDGALHTFSDHAAQRDRRSAALALVSLRRNLFPEASAPEVAA; via the coding sequence GTGATTGGCCGCCATTTCGGCATCGATGCGGCGCTGTTTTCGCTCAAGGCCTATGCGGCGGCGATGCTGGCGCTCTACATCGCGTTCTCGATCGGCCTGCAGCGGCCTTACTGGGCGTTTCTAACCGCCTATATCGTGGCCCAGCCGCTGGCGGGGGCAGTGCTTTCCAAGGCGATGTTCCGCGTGATCGGGACATTCGTTGGCGCCATCGCGGCGGTGGCCATGGTGCCCGTGCTGGTGAACAGCCCCGAACTGCTGAGCCTTGCAATCGGCCTGTGGCTGGGGCTTTGCGTGTTCGTATCGCTGCTCGACCGCACGCCAAGGGCCTATATGTTCGTCCTTGCCGGTTACAGCGCCGTCCTTATCGCCATTCCAAGCCTGGACACGCCGGACGCGATTTTCACGGTGGCAAGCCTTCGCGTTCAGGAAATCACGCTGGGCATCGTGTGTGGAACGCTTGTCCACGGCGTGATCTTCCCCGGCTCGGTTTCGGAATTCCTGCTGGGCCGCGTGGCGGTGATCCTGGAAGATGCAGAGCGATGGTCGCGCGATTCGCTTGCGCTCGATCCGGACGATGCCTTGGAGGATGAACGTCGGCGCCTGGCGCTCGACATTACAGAGTTGCACCAGCTTTCCATCCACTTGCCGTTCGACATCAGCCGCCTTGCACCGCGCGTGCGCACGGTTCGCGCGTTGCAGGACCAACTGTCCTTGCTGATGCCGCTTGGCGCGGCGGTTTCGGATCGCATCGTAACCTTGCGGCAGGAAGGCGGCGTTCCGCCAGCCGTGCAGACCCTGCTGGCCGACGTGCAGGGCTGGCTGGCTGCATCGGGCGGCGACGATTGGCGCTCCGGCGCTGCCGCCTTGCTCGATCGTTGCGCGGCACTGGAACCGAGGGTCGATGCGCAAAGCAACTGGCACGACCTGATCGTGCTCAGCCTTGTCGCCCGGTTGGGAACGCTGGTCGCCGCGCATCGCGACTGCCGCGACCTTGCGGTCCAACTCGGCACGATGAATCGCAGGCCTGTTACGCCCCGCGTTGCCGAATTGCTTGCCGGTCGCGCGGATCGCGAACTTCACCGCGATTATGCAGGTGCGTTTCGCGGCGCGCTGGGTGCGTTCCTGACTATGGTTCTGGGGTCAGCGTTGTGGATCTGGAGCGGGTGGAACGATGGAGCAACGGCGGTGATGCTGGCTGGCGTGTTCCTTGCGCTGTTTGCCGCTGCCGACAATCCTCTCGTTCCGCTGAAGGCATTCTTCCTGGGTACGCTCTTCGCGACAACGCTGGGTGCGATCTATGGTTATGCGATCATGCCGCGGCTTGACGGGTTCGTTCAGCTTGCGGCGGTGCTGGCTCCTCCGCTTCTGGCGCTCGGCGCGATGATGTATTCGCCGCGCTGGACCTCGCTTGCCATGCCGGTCCTCCTGGGCCTGGGCAGTCCCTTGCTCCTTGCCGACCACTATACCAGCGCATTCGCCGCATTTGCCAACGGTGCGATTGCGGAACTGGTGGGACTGGCGTTTGCCATCGTCATGGCGCGCCTGCTCCAGTCGGCCGGCGTGGAAGGGGCAATCGTCCGGACCGTGCGCGCCGGGTGGACCGATATTGCCGAACGCAGCAACCTGAACATCCAGCCCGATGTGCGCGCATGGATGGCGCGCATGCTGGACCGCATTGCCCTGCTGGCACCACGGCTCGCGCTTACCGGACGCGCGCCCGGTGCGCCGCTTTACGATGCCCTGCGCGATTTACGCACCGGCGTGGCCATCGGTGAGCTGCGCCAGTTGCGCTATGATCTTCCGGCAAGCGAAACGGCGCCGCTGACCGAGGTTCTGCGCGGGGTGGGCGGGTATTACCGGTCGCTCGACCCGCGTCACCCCGGCCCGGCCGATCCGGGCTTGCTGGAAGAGATCGACGGCGCGCTGCACACCTTTTCGGATCATGCCGCGCAGCGAGATCGCCGTTCGGCCGCGCTCGCTCTTGTCAGCTTGCGCCGGAATCTTTTCCCTGAGGCCAGCGCGCCGGAGGTAGCGGCATGA
- a CDS encoding DUF1656 domain-containing protein has protein sequence MNGEVAFHGIYVPTLLVFAVLAAVVTMGLVRIFNLLGLYRFVAYRALVDLCLFILVLGLISWASPYFGIHQ, from the coding sequence ATGAACGGCGAAGTGGCTTTCCATGGCATCTATGTCCCCACGCTTCTTGTGTTCGCCGTGCTGGCGGCGGTCGTCACGATGGGGCTTGTGCGCATCTTCAACCTGTTGGGGCTCTATCGCTTCGTCGCTTATCGCGCGCTTGTCGATCTGTGCCTTTTCATCCTCGTGCTCGGGCTGATTTCCTGGGCCTCCCCGTATTTCGGCATTCACCAATGA
- a CDS encoding efflux transporter outer membrane subunit, which translates to MIVRGKLLACGLFLLLAGCATAGPDYRPPANGVSTAPAATGTFASADGPDFAQAPLPDRWWKLYDDPRLDSLVEQALAANADLRVADANLRRADAVVRETAAGRDIATSVTGGASLARPSGTGADLPGTVSYDLGLGASYSLDLHGKIRRAIEASMADREAVAAARDAVRVNVAAATAKAYADTCAANYRLSVLQKVVKLQQETLDATQRLQRAGRGTAFDVSRAQAAVDTSRASLPGLVAKRKAALYLLGALLGRAPADYPKAVESCATLPDLSRPMPVGDGAGLIRRRPDIREAERTIAADTARIGVETADLYPQISFGGSVGLSGPLGDAGSPSSFGFSLGPLLSWSFPNRPVVRARIDEAGAQVDADLAKFNSTVIEALRQTETALETYARDRETAADLAKARDSAALSASQAGKLFRFGRGDFLSLLDAQRSLANAQASYAAAQATVADDQIAVFMALGGGWQ; encoded by the coding sequence ATGATCGTGCGCGGTAAATTGCTGGCTTGCGGCCTTTTCCTGTTGCTTGCGGGATGCGCAACGGCGGGTCCGGATTATCGTCCGCCTGCCAACGGGGTTTCGACCGCGCCCGCCGCGACGGGAACCTTCGCATCGGCCGACGGGCCGGATTTCGCGCAGGCGCCGTTGCCCGATCGCTGGTGGAAACTTTACGACGATCCTAGGCTGGACTCGCTGGTGGAACAGGCACTTGCGGCCAACGCCGACTTGCGCGTGGCGGACGCTAACTTGCGCCGCGCCGATGCCGTGGTGCGCGAAACGGCGGCGGGGCGGGATATCGCGACCAGCGTCACCGGCGGGGCAAGCCTCGCAAGACCATCGGGAACGGGCGCGGACCTGCCGGGAACCGTTTCCTATGACCTGGGGCTTGGCGCCAGCTATTCGCTTGATCTGCACGGCAAGATCAGGCGTGCCATCGAAGCGAGCATGGCGGACCGCGAAGCGGTGGCCGCCGCGCGCGACGCAGTGCGGGTGAACGTGGCCGCCGCCACGGCCAAGGCTTATGCAGACACCTGCGCCGCGAATTACCGGCTTTCCGTCCTGCAAAAGGTGGTGAAGCTCCAGCAAGAGACGCTGGACGCAACGCAGCGATTGCAGCGTGCGGGAAGAGGTACCGCTTTCGATGTCAGCCGGGCACAGGCAGCGGTCGATACAAGCAGGGCTTCGCTGCCGGGCCTTGTCGCAAAGCGCAAGGCGGCGCTTTACCTGCTGGGCGCTCTGCTCGGCCGCGCGCCCGCTGACTATCCGAAGGCGGTGGAAAGCTGTGCGACGCTGCCCGACCTTTCCCGCCCGATGCCGGTGGGCGATGGCGCCGGGCTGATCCGTCGGCGTCCCGATATACGCGAGGCAGAGCGCACGATCGCCGCCGATACCGCTCGCATCGGAGTAGAGACGGCGGATCTTTACCCGCAAATCAGCTTCGGCGGTTCGGTCGGGCTTTCCGGCCCGCTGGGCGATGCGGGCAGCCCTTCGTCATTCGGGTTCAGCCTGGGGCCGCTGCTGAGCTGGAGTTTCCCCAACCGGCCGGTCGTCCGCGCGCGCATCGACGAAGCCGGAGCGCAAGTGGATGCCGATCTGGCGAAGTTCAACAGCACCGTTATCGAAGCCCTGCGCCAGACCGAAACCGCGCTGGAAACCTATGCGCGCGATCGCGAGACTGCGGCCGACCTGGCAAAAGCACGCGACAGCGCGGCCCTTTCGGCTTCGCAGGCGGGCAAGCTGTTCCGGTTCGGGCGCGGCGATTTCCTGTCGCTGCTGGATGCGCAGCGGTCACTGGCCAACGCACAGGCGAGCTATGCCGCCGCGCAGGCAACCGTTGCCGATGACCAGATCGCCGTGTTCATGGCGCTGGGTGGCGGCTGGCAATAG